The Chryseolinea soli genome contains a region encoding:
- a CDS encoding DinB family protein: protein MNKKLQKRFDRLELDQQKLLQKLSTLSEKQLNASPPGKWPISYIAAHLITSERLSLLYMKKKSQGISGLRNSGMVEEIKIALLKLSQRFPFKFKAPSYLVEHTPTSEPLTDLSQRWNAERGKLRKFLEEVKDEDLYKLVYKHPVAGRLNVLQALDFMIEHFHHHLPQINRLL from the coding sequence ATGAATAAAAAACTTCAAAAACGATTTGACCGGCTTGAACTGGACCAGCAAAAGCTTCTACAAAAGCTGTCGACCCTTTCCGAGAAACAATTGAACGCAAGCCCGCCCGGCAAATGGCCGATAAGTTACATCGCAGCACACCTCATCACGTCCGAGCGTTTGTCGCTGTTGTACATGAAAAAAAAGTCGCAGGGAATATCCGGCCTGCGGAATTCGGGGATGGTGGAGGAAATCAAAATAGCGCTTTTAAAGCTGTCGCAACGGTTCCCCTTTAAATTCAAAGCCCCCAGCTACCTGGTGGAGCATACACCCACCAGCGAGCCATTGACCGACCTATCTCAACGTTGGAATGCCGAGCGCGGCAAGCTCCGGAAATTCCTGGAGGAGGTAAAAGACGAAGATTTATATAAACTGGTCTACAAACATCCCGTTGCCGGCCGCCTGAACGTGCTGCAAGCGCTGGATTTTATGATCGAACATTTTCACCACCATTTACCACAGATCAATCGCCTCCTGTAA
- a CDS encoding diacylglycerol/lipid kinase family protein — protein sequence MKVAVVLNGISLEKDNFYRNYFPAISIVCPPQIFETRSANDAVALASKAVDKRFDIIFAAGGDGTLNQVVNGVLQGREDASNLPAIGVIPIGIGNDFARGMEIKNEPAELTQLIKNFKPTFIDAGIVRFTTKEGKEEQQYFVNIAELGMGPEVVRKVLASDRIFGLAMSYFQAIVATFFTHSAVEVKLVADQWQWQGKLRTLAIANSKYLGHGLCIAPHAIPDDGIFEAVVYGKVSLFDFLRHSSTLKQGKKVEHPEVTYRQVRRIAMTSTTECPIEADGELLGWLPASVEMLPRKLKFLI from the coding sequence GTGAAAGTCGCAGTTGTGCTCAACGGAATCTCATTGGAGAAAGATAATTTCTACAGAAATTATTTTCCGGCCATTTCTATTGTCTGCCCGCCGCAGATTTTTGAAACCCGTTCGGCCAACGACGCCGTAGCCCTTGCCTCAAAGGCGGTGGATAAACGCTTCGACATTATTTTTGCTGCCGGTGGCGACGGCACCCTGAACCAGGTTGTAAACGGGGTACTGCAGGGAAGAGAAGATGCTTCGAATTTGCCAGCCATCGGGGTCATTCCCATCGGGATCGGGAACGATTTTGCGCGCGGCATGGAAATAAAAAACGAACCCGCCGAGCTGACACAGCTTATAAAAAATTTCAAACCCACCTTCATCGACGCCGGCATCGTGCGGTTCACCACCAAGGAAGGAAAAGAGGAGCAACAGTATTTTGTGAACATTGCCGAGCTGGGCATGGGGCCGGAGGTGGTCCGGAAGGTGCTGGCGAGCGACCGGATCTTTGGCTTGGCCATGTCCTATTTCCAGGCCATCGTGGCCACCTTTTTTACGCACAGTGCTGTGGAGGTGAAACTGGTTGCCGACCAATGGCAATGGCAAGGCAAGCTGCGCACGTTGGCCATTGCCAACAGTAAGTATCTTGGACACGGCCTTTGCATAGCGCCGCATGCCATACCCGACGATGGCATTTTTGAGGCGGTGGTCTATGGCAAGGTTTCCTTGTTCGATTTTCTCCGCCATTCCAGCACGCTGAAACAGGGAAAGAAAGTAGAACACCCCGAGGTGACCTACCGGCAGGTGCGGCGTATAGCCATGACGTCGACAACGGAATGTCCTATTGAGGCGGACGGCGAACTTTTGGGGTGGCTGCCCGCCAGCGTGGAAATGCTGCCGCGGAAATTGAAATTCCTGATATAA
- a CDS encoding tetratricopeptide repeat protein, producing the protein MKKFAFIFLALLIFCAAPAQDPQLDPAKKKLQANDFAGAKTELTKIIDANPKNKAAFNLRGQAKAGLDDFYGAIGDYNFALETDSTYAEALNNRGEAKMALGDDEGAILDFGKALKFNPKFAEAYTNRGLAKYNVEDLQGAYFDFSKALELGPVDADKYFNRGVAKAELGEFVSAIDDYTKAIELDKTDPALYNFRGVAHYNVGNLDQAIADYDEAIKLESKDPQMYENRALAKGAKQDFKGAVEDYTKAIQLDPDEPETYNLRGVTKYSLEDQDGAIADYTKAISLDATNPVYFDNRALSKTEKEDYAGAVEDYSASIELYPNDPETFYQRGLVKLSMNNKYDACLDFKRAEDLGSADAKTAIKKNCK; encoded by the coding sequence ATGAAAAAGTTCGCCTTCATTTTTTTAGCACTCCTTATTTTTTGTGCCGCTCCCGCGCAAGATCCGCAGCTCGACCCGGCCAAAAAGAAGCTCCAGGCAAACGACTTTGCCGGCGCCAAAACGGAGCTCACCAAGATCATCGACGCCAACCCAAAGAACAAGGCAGCCTTCAACCTGCGGGGCCAGGCCAAGGCAGGGCTCGACGACTTTTATGGAGCCATCGGTGACTACAATTTTGCCCTGGAAACGGATTCCACCTATGCCGAAGCGCTCAACAACCGCGGCGAAGCCAAAATGGCCCTGGGTGACGACGAAGGCGCTATTCTGGATTTTGGAAAAGCTTTAAAATTCAACCCCAAGTTCGCGGAAGCCTATACCAACCGTGGCCTGGCAAAATATAATGTGGAAGACCTGCAAGGTGCTTACTTCGATTTCTCGAAGGCCCTGGAACTGGGACCCGTGGACGCCGACAAATATTTTAACCGCGGCGTGGCGAAGGCCGAACTCGGCGAATTTGTAAGCGCCATCGACGACTACACCAAAGCCATCGAATTGGATAAAACGGACCCGGCCCTTTACAACTTCCGGGGTGTGGCACATTACAATGTGGGCAATCTCGACCAGGCCATTGCCGACTATGACGAGGCCATAAAACTGGAGAGTAAGGACCCCCAGATGTACGAAAACCGGGCCCTGGCCAAAGGAGCGAAGCAGGACTTTAAGGGCGCCGTGGAGGACTATACCAAAGCGATCCAGCTAGACCCCGACGAACCCGAGACATATAACCTGCGGGGTGTAACAAAATATAGCCTCGAAGACCAGGACGGCGCCATTGCCGACTACACCAAAGCCATCTCCCTGGATGCCACAAACCCCGTTTACTTCGACAACCGGGCCCTGAGCAAGACCGAAAAAGAAGACTATGCCGGCGCCGTGGAGGACTACTCGGCGTCCATCGAATTATATCCCAACGACCCCGAAACTTTCTACCAACGCGGATTAGTGAAATTGAGCATGAACAACAAATATGATGCATGCCTCGATTTTAAACGGGCCGAAGATCTCGGCTCGGCCGATGCCAAAACCGCGATCAAGAAAAATTGCAAGTGA
- a CDS encoding RDD family protein: protein MNTNYAGFWLRFVAYVIDGIILSCVQFILVMPVLAIFGIGIAAKAQELESADEAAAMSFVATFMAFIVLYQIVFFVLQTLYHSFMESSKFQGSVGKLALSIKVTDVDGNKLEFGKALVRNLSKIVSHYIAFIGYIMAAFTEKKQALHDMIASTLVVRK from the coding sequence ATGAATACAAATTATGCTGGCTTCTGGCTGCGGTTCGTGGCTTACGTTATTGATGGAATCATTTTGAGCTGTGTCCAATTCATACTCGTTATGCCTGTACTCGCCATCTTTGGCATTGGCATCGCCGCCAAGGCCCAAGAACTCGAATCTGCCGATGAAGCGGCGGCGATGAGTTTCGTTGCCACCTTCATGGCCTTTATCGTGCTCTATCAAATCGTTTTCTTTGTTCTTCAAACGCTTTATCATTCGTTCATGGAATCTTCCAAATTTCAAGGATCCGTTGGCAAGTTGGCGTTGAGCATAAAAGTCACTGACGTGGACGGCAACAAACTGGAATTTGGAAAAGCCTTGGTCAGAAATCTTAGCAAGATCGTATCGCACTATATAGCGTTCATCGGGTATATCATGGCCGCTTTCACGGAAAAAAAGCAGGCCCTTCACGACATGATCGCCAGCACGCTGGTTGTAAGAAAATAG
- a CDS encoding amidohydrolase family protein — protein MKRIYIGTLAFLSVIQACAQERPLDMKMDFEDYDPPSTLVVPEHVLTRAKYPFVDVHNHQFNMPTQDLNALLKEMDQLNMAVMVNLSGRGRGSTEHLDKSLENVKKTNPKRLIVFTNMDFAAIDDPEWQGRMLKQLEDDVKKGANGLKIYKTLGLFAVDSKGRRIHIDDPRIDPIWDKCGQLGIPVFIHSADPKQFWQPIDKNNERWLELKLHPGRRHDADTTSWETVIAEQHRMFKKHPKTKFINAHMGWYANDLKKLGELLDQMPNMYCELGAVIAELGRQPRAGRAFLIKYQDRVMFGKDSWVPEEYSTYFRVLETADDYFPYHKRYHAFWRMYGLDLPDDVLKKIYYKNAIKVVPNIDASLFPK, from the coding sequence ATGAAAAGAATCTACATCGGCACCCTGGCCTTCCTGAGCGTGATCCAGGCCTGTGCGCAGGAAAGACCGTTAGACATGAAAATGGATTTTGAAGACTACGATCCGCCGTCGACGCTGGTGGTTCCGGAACATGTGCTCACCCGCGCCAAATATCCCTTCGTCGATGTGCACAACCATCAGTTCAACATGCCCACGCAGGACCTCAACGCCCTGCTCAAAGAAATGGACCAACTCAACATGGCCGTGATGGTGAACCTGAGCGGCCGCGGCCGGGGCAGCACCGAGCACCTGGATAAGTCGTTGGAGAACGTGAAGAAGACCAACCCCAAGCGCCTTATCGTTTTCACCAACATGGATTTTGCCGCGATCGATGATCCCGAGTGGCAGGGCCGCATGCTCAAACAACTGGAAGACGATGTGAAAAAAGGCGCCAACGGCTTGAAGATCTATAAAACGCTCGGGCTATTTGCCGTGGACAGCAAAGGCCGCCGCATCCACATCGACGACCCGCGCATCGATCCCATCTGGGACAAATGCGGTCAACTGGGTATCCCCGTGTTCATCCACAGCGCCGACCCCAAACAATTCTGGCAACCGATCGATAAGAATAACGAACGCTGGCTGGAGCTGAAACTTCATCCGGGCAGAAGACACGACGCCGACACCACATCGTGGGAAACCGTGATCGCCGAACAGCACCGCATGTTTAAAAAACATCCGAAGACAAAATTCATCAATGCCCATATGGGATGGTATGCCAACGATCTGAAAAAGCTTGGCGAGTTGTTGGATCAGATGCCCAACATGTATTGCGAGCTCGGTGCCGTGATCGCCGAGTTGGGCCGTCAACCGCGTGCAGGCCGCGCGTTCCTCATCAAATACCAGGATCGTGTCATGTTTGGCAAAGATTCGTGGGTACCCGAAGAATACTCCACCTATTTCCGCGTGCTCGAAACCGCCGACGATTATTTTCCATATCACAAGCGCTACCACGCCTTCTGGCGAATGTATGGCCTTGATCTTCCCGATGATGTGTTGAAAAAGATCTACTACAAGAACGCCATAAAAGTCGTTCCCAACATCGACGCCAGCTTGTTCCCGAAATAG